Proteins from a single region of Takifugu rubripes chromosome 4, fTakRub1.2, whole genome shotgun sequence:
- the LOC101067231 gene encoding phosphoglycerate mutase 1-like, with protein sequence MAAYKLVLIRHGESNWNQENRFCGWFDADLSETGVTEAKRGGQALKDAGFEFDICHTSVLKRAIRTLWLVLDGIDQMWVPVHRTWRLNERHYGGLTGLNKAETAAKHGEAQVKIWRRSFDIPPPQMGPDHDYYAIISKDRRYADLTEEQLPSCESLKDTIARALPYWNDVIAPQIKQGKRVLIAAHGNSLRGIVKHLEGMTDEAIMELNLPTGIPILYELDKDLKPVKPMQFLGDEETVRKAMEAVAAQGKAKK encoded by the exons ATGGCTGCCTACAAATTAGTGCTGATTCGTCATGGAGAGAGCAACTGGAACCAGGAGAACCGTTTCTGCGGCTGGTTCGATGCTGATTTGAGCGAAACCGGAGTCACAGAGGCCAAGAGGGGCGGACAGGCTCTGAAAG ATGCTGGGTTTGAGTTTGACATCTGCCACACCTCTGTCCTGAAACGGGCCATCAGGACGCTGTGGTTGGTCCTGGACGGCATTGACCAGATGTGGGTGCCTGTTCACCGCACCTGGCGGCTGAACGAGCGTCACTACGGAGGCCTGACCGGGCTAAACAAGGCTGAAACCGCCGCCAAGCACGGGGAGGCCCAAGTGAAGATTTGGAGACGCTCGTTTGACATCCCACCTCCCCAAATGGGTCCGGACCATGACTACTATGCAATCATCAGCAAG GATCGTCGCTACGCAGACCTGACGGAGGAGCAGCTTCCTTCCTGCGAGAGCCTCAAAGACACCATCGCCCGGGCGCTGCCGTACTGGAACGATGTGATCGCCCCTCAGATCAAACAGGGGAAGAGGGTCCTCATTGCTGCCCATGGAAACAGTTTGCGGGGGATCGTGAAGCATCTTGAGG GAATGACAGATGAAGCAATCATGGAACTCAACCTCCCGACTGGTATCCCAATCCTTTACGAGCTCGACAAGGACCTGAAGCCTGTGAAGCCGATGCAGTTCCTGGGCGACGAGGAAACCGTGCGCAAAGCCATGGAAGCTGTCGCTGCTCAGGGAAAGGCCAAGAAATAG